Sequence from the Bacteroidota bacterium genome:
CATCAATTTTTTTCATATAACCTGCAAGAGCGATAAAGTTGACATTGTATTCGCTCAACTTAGCGAGAAGCACATCATTAAAATCCTCATCTGAGGTGAACTGTTTTCGGCTAATATGCAAAGTTGGAATATTATTCTCACGGGCAGTTGCTAATGCGCCTGCATCAGAATTATTACTGACCACCAAAACAATCTGAGCATTTTGAATTTTTCCCGCTTTAATTGCATCAAGAATTGCTCGGAAGTTTGACCCCTTCCCTGAGGCGAATACAGCAATATTCAGATACGTGTTTAACATTAAATTTTTCATTCAAATTTACACATTATTTGAAGAATAATCAATTCGAAGGTATATTAGAAATGCTCAATATAAAGAGGATGATGTTACAAGTAAGCTATAAATAAAAATCCACGCAGGGGATCTCAACAATTTTCCAAGAAAATTGAAGGAAACATATTAGGGAAAAAAGATTAATATTTTCGCTTAGTACTGATAACTATAATTATATGCTCCTCAAAGGGGCAGGTCAATGTCACGATATGTGTTTTTCATCTATCCTCAAAATCATACAAGGCGGAGCCTGCAGAACTCATATTAGAGGGAGCTATCCAAGATGAAATTATATCTCCTACGATTATCAAACAAAGCCCACTTAGAGCAGCAAGAGGATTAGGTATCATTAACGCTACTAAACCTGAGCCAATTACTATCAAACCCGCATCCCATCTTTTTTCAAATTTCTTTAGTTTTATTCCACAGTTAGAAAAATAATTCTTTGCACGCGGATCATGTAAATCGTTGGAAAAACTCTCTATCTGTACACCTGCTTCTCCAACATTATCAACAGCAATAATTTTAAAAACAAGACCAGCTAATGCCAAACCCCCTGCGGCATAAATTTGTCCACTCACATCCTCAATATCTTTATCATTATTCAATTCATTTAACGAACTTTGTAACAAAATACTTGAAGCTAATCCTAATCCACTACTTATATAACTCAACGTTCGATAACTTTTTAGATTGTTACCTGCGTCTACAAGTTTATACCCATACTCTGATGGAAGATTTTTTCCGATTATATATAGTCGCTCCCCTGCTCTTCCGGTATTGTAGATTGATACTAAAGACGAAACTGTTGACCCTATGCTTAGTGCATAACCTAATGGCGTTACTTTTATTTCGGTTTTTTCAGTTGAATAATAACCCGATCGTTCCGTTCGGGTTTCTGTTTTAATGCCTAAATATGATAAATATCCTAAAATGTTGGAAGAATACTGCCAATAGGCGCTGCTTTGCAGATTTGTTCCAACATCCCTAATACCAGATAAAGAATTCAATGAGAACGGACTGGTATAATCTTGATAAAATGAACGTGAAAATTTTTCGCTCAGACTCAAGTTATTTGAATAATCAATCTTTTTAGTATTTCGAAATGTACTTAGATTGTTCATGGAATTATTGATACTCTTCATCTCTACTGTTTGAGCCATCAATAACAGTGGAAAAAAGAGGAGAAATAGGATAGCTCGCATATTTATTACTCCTTGTTGTTTGTTTGATTGTTTAATAATTATTTATCTCATCAAAATTAAATTCTTCGCGGATGAATAATGCCAGCCATTGATATTACCTATAAAAAAATCCTACAAAACCAGCACTCATTGAAAATGTTGTAACACCACTATTTTCTATACCCATATAGGTAATACTTAACTGAATAGGAATAGCAACATTTATATTTAAGGTTTCAAGTATTCCAATGTATAAACTTATCAGTGAACCTGATTTATTATTTTTATTTACTTGGAGATTTAAATAATTTACATCGGCTCCAAAATATGGATATACTCTATTTTTCTCATCACCGAAAGCTAACATAAATCTAGGACCTATTGCCCTCTGGACAACCGAGCTTCCCTGAACAGATAATAATGTATAATTTAAATTTAATCCAAGTCCAATTCCAGAAGAAAAAAAATGCACAATATTAGGTACTAACACAATGGTAGTTGCAGAATTATTAGATTTATTAATACTTAGAGATGTGCTAACTGTACCACCAATTAGTAAACTTTTATCACATGTTGGATATTTGCTATCCACTACTTGACCATCTACATTTATTCTAAACAGAACAAGTAGTATAACGATTCTTAAAGTAACGGAATTCATTTTATCCCTTTCTAAATAATGGATATGCTTTTTTGATTTTTATCTCATCAAAATCAATTTCTTCACAGATGAAAAAGTTCCAGCAGTTAACTTATAATAATATACACCGCTAGGTAAATTAGCTGCATCGAATGATACAGATTTGTATCCTGCATCCTGCATCTCATCTACCAACGATGCTACTTCCTGTCCGAGCGTGTTATATACTTTCAAGCTCACGAACTCTCGTGTGGGAAGTGTATAATTTATTACTGTGTTTGGATTGAAGGGATTCGGGTAATTCTGTTTAAGTTCAAAGTTTGTTGGAATAGCATTAACTTGTTCAACAAGTTGTCCGGGTGCCGAAGGTGGTAGTTCTCCATCGTCAACAATTTTAATACGACTTGCGGAGTAAATAGGCGTAGTAGTTGACAGTATTAGCTTTCCGTCCTGATTTACTTTTACCCAGTATCCTTTTCCAGGTTTAATAGTGTCTGAGATTATATAACTTCCTTCGTAACCATATAATATGCTTGTTACTATTCCTGGTGGATCGCTCGTAATTAGATACACTGGCATTGGTTCACTCAGCGAACCAATTATATTCCATCCTGTTGTAACGTTGATTGTGTCAGTAGTAAGATATTTCCCGGCAATGGTAACACTTTCGGCGGCGGGAAATTTTAGCCAGTAGCCTATTCCATTTATCATTGTGTCTTTTACCACGTAATTCCCCTCGTAAGCGAAAGCAGAGCTTATTGCGTTTATAAAGAGAGTTGATTTGAGTCCATTAGAAACAATAACTGGAATCGATACTATATTCCATTTGTCACTCACATTGACGTTGCGAATCGTGTCAATTACTTCATTCAAGAATAATTCCCATGTTTCTTTATAAGTTACATAATTTGATAATCCACCACCAAACATAACTACGCGTTTCCTCTTGGGATCCCAAATTGAACTAACCCAATTTCTTTGGCTTGGGATACTTCCGGAAATCGATAGGGGTAGCCATTTATCTTCATTTGTAGAGAATACTGCTGCTTGACCGTGATCATAGAGACCATTACTAGCCACCAATATCATCCATCTACGTTGAGAATCAAAATTACTTCCATACGTTGCTACGGTATTTTCAAAATCACCGATTGAGGTCCATTGATAGGTATTCAAATCAAGAGCTAACGTTTCCTTAAATCCAGTAACACCATTACCTCCACCAAAAATTATCATCCGATCGTTGTAATTATCAAAAATAGCTTTTATATCTGTTCGTGGTGAGGGAGTATTCATGGTACTAAGCTGTTCCCATTGTAAAGTTGATAAATTTAATGCCCATGTGTCATTGTAAGGATGACCTCCAGCTGGTCCATAATAACCTCCGAATATAATAAGCCTGTCTCTGAAATAATCATATATACCACAATGAACCCACCGCTTTGGGGGCGGATCCCCAGAAGTAGATAATTGTGCCCAAGTATTCGTTTGCAAGTCAAGCGCCCAAGTATCATTAAATACTGTCCCCCACCAGTTATTTCCTCCAAAAATGATCATTCTTTTTCTTATACTATCGAAGACTGCAATATGACCTGCGCGAGTTGGCGGTGGGCCACCTGTTGTAGACAACTGTGTCCATGTATTAGAAGCTAAATCAAAAGACCAACTATCGTTTAATGAATTGAACGGTACATGGGACCATCCACCAAATATTATCATTTTGTCGGTTGGGGGAAAATAGATTGCAGTGGGAAAAACTCGCGGGTAAGGCAAAGTACCAGAAATTTGTAATTGATTCCATATCCCCCTAACGCTATCTTCTATAACAATATTGTTCACAATTTCGTGTAAACGGTTTTGTTGAGATAAGGCAATTTGTGTGAGGACTATAATCATGATAATTTTGAAAAAATTGTATTTCATAACATCTCCATAATATTATTATTATTTGGTTTAATCGACAATATAAGACAAAATTATGTGTCACTTTACGAAAATTATTTTTTTTATTGATATATATGTTCCTGCGGTTAGCCGATAAAAATAAAGTCCGCTTGATAAACCAGTGTATGACAACATATTGAACTTTACTGACTTATATCCTGCATCTTGAATTTCATTTACCAACACAGCAACTTCCTGACCGAGAGTATTATAAACTATCAGACTTACAAATTCACGTGTTGGTATTGAATAACTAATCACCGTACTCGGATTGAATGGGTTAGGAAAATTCTGGTTTAATTTAAACTCTGTTGGAGATACACAGATATCTTCCTTCAATTGGTCAGGTGCAGAGGGCGGTAGTTCCCCATCGTCAACAATTTTAATACGACTTGCGGAGTAAATAGGTGAGGTAGTTGACAGTATTAGCTTTCCACCCTGATTTACTTTTACCCAGTACCCTTTTCCAGGTTTAATCGAATCGGCAACAATGTATCCATTTTTGTATCCGTAAAATGGCGAAGCAATGATAGGAGAAGGAGATGTAATTGAATTTACATTAACAGGAGATGAGATCGAACCTATCATATTCCATCCTATTGTAACCTCGATAGTATCAACATCAATTCGTCCTCCATATAATTCAATAGATGTGTCTTTTGGGAATTTTAACCAGTAACCAACTCCATTTTTAAGCGTATCCGCGACAATATATCCTGCATTATATTTAAAAGCATTCGACGTTGCAGAAGGAAATACATTTTCCTTTTTATAATTATCTAATGTAACCGGTACAGAAATTAAGTTCCAACCACTTGCAATCGAAACTGAACACGTTACAGTTGATGAACCTGTAGTGAAATTCCAGGCACTCGACCAATCACTTACTCCATAATTATTCTTTGACCTTACCCGCCAATAGTATTTTTTTGAAGTATCGAGTGAACTAATTATATAAGACGATCCAGTTGTTGAATCGCTTTTAAGTACGGAAGAACCAAATGAGATACTTGTATCAACTTGCAGCAAGTATTTACTTGCACCACTTGCTGGATGCCAGCGGAGTGTAATTGTTGTTGGTTGATTGGTTGCTCCACTGTCGGGAGACATAAGTAATGGGGTTGGTGGCGGACCAATGATAGTAGTAAAATTCCAAACAATTGACCAATCGCTCGAACCAAACTCATTTTTTGCTCTAACACGCCAATAGTATTTTGTGCCAACAGAAAATGTACTCACTAACTTTGAAGTATCTGTTAATAGCGAATCATTTATTATTGTTGTATTAAATAATTGACTCGTATCAATTTGTATGTGATAAGTACTCACACCGCACGATACGTTCCATTTGAAAGTAAGAGAAGTGGGTTGCTCAACGGCATTATTATTGGGTGATAATAACAATGGGACCAAGGGCGGATTTGAAACAGTTGTAAATTTCCAAATATTCGACCACTCTCCTCTACCAAAATCATTCTTTGCTCTTACGCGCCAGTAATAAGATTTAAGTGGCTCAAGAGGTCCAACAACATGTGTGGTTTGAGTTAATGTTGAGTCACTAAAAATAGGATTTGGAAATGTATTTGCAGTATCCACCTGTAAATAGTATAAAGTTGCACCCGCAGAAGCAGACCATTTTAGTAGTGGATTGAGCGGAGCGCAAATGCTATTATTGGGTGGTGATACGGGATTGGGGGTCGGTGGTATCATACCAGTAATTAAAATATCGTCAATATACCAAGAACCGCCTGTATAGAGAAAAGCTATTTGTACAGTTGAGTCAGCGTAGGGTGTTAAATCGGCATAAGGTCTTGACCATACTCCACCTCCGCTTTGTGTGTATGAAAGGAGGTTTTGCCAAGTTCCTGTTTTAGTTCGAATCTGTACATATGCAGTACCCCCACCGAAACTATAACAATGCCAGAATCTTAAATTTGGATTTGTACTGGCACTTGATACATTAAAAAATGGACTGATGAATCTTGAGTTTGTAGTTCCCGGACATGCTGTCCATAAACGATTTGGTCCGGATGGACCACCTGAACATTCACCTGTGGCCATACCAACTCGCCATGTTCCACTCTCAGCATACCAATCGCCCATACCTGATTCCCAATTCTCAAATGTGTTAAACACAACGGGACCGGTTATAAGTGCAATATCATCTATGTACCAACCAGCCAATTCATTACAGTTAGTGGAAGTGAAAAGAAAACCAATTTTTACAACGGAGTCAGCATAGGATGTCAGATCGATGGATGTGTATGTCCAACAACCACTGTAACGGTAATATTGAGGTGAGATGGTTTGCCAATTACCTGTTCCAACTTTAATCTGAACGGAACCAATATCCGCACCATTGCACCAGTAGTTCTCATCGGTATTGAACCAGTGCCAAAATCGAAGACGTGGATTNNNNNNNNNNNNNNNNNNNNNNNNNNNNNNNNNNNNNNNNNNNNNNNNNNNNNNNNNNNNNNNNNNNNNNNNNNNNNNNNNNNNNNNNNNNNNNNNNNNNNNNNNNNNNNNNNNNNNNNNNNNNNNNNNNNNNNNNNNNNNNNNNNNNNNNNNNNNNNNNNNNNNNNNNNNNNNNNNNNNNNNNNNNNNNNNNNNNNNNNNNNNNNNNNNNNNNNNNNNNNNNNNNNNNNNNNNNNNNNNNNNNNNNNNNNNNNNNNNNNNNNNNNNNNNNNNNNNNNNNNNNNNNNNNNNNNNNNNNNNNNNNNNNNNNNNNNNNNNNNNNNNNNNNNNNNNNNNNNNNNNNNNNNNNNNNNNNNNNNNNNNNNNNNNNNNNNNNNNNNNNNNNNNNNNNNNNNNNNNNNNNNNNNNNNNNNNNNNNNNNNNNNNNNNNNTGCACCAGTAGTTCTCATCGGTATTGAACCAGTGCCAAAATCGAAGACGTGGATTCTGACTTGCTGGCGGAACTGTGAATGATTGAATGCGTTCTAATCGCGTATTAGCATTTGACGGGTAGTTACCAGCTAAGATAGTTGCAGCACATCGTTGAGGTGAATAGGCACTTCCAGGTCCGCTCGTTGGTATTCCCACTTCCCATGTACCCGCCGATACATTCCACCTGTTTGTCCATGCAAGCGTATCCAAATCGTCGAAATTTTCGAACCAGAGCGTATCAACCTGTGCAAAGGCGGTGCATGAGATGAAAATAATCGAACAAACATAAATTACTATTCGAAGAATTCTTCGAGGATCAATAAAATTGTTTAATTGCTTCATAACTTCTCCAATGTATTTATTGTGAATAAAATATTTAATTTTTTTTAAAACCCGCGGCTTCCCCCCTAAAAGCCGCGAGCAAAAATCAATTACATAACGCCTGAGTTTATCACTCTTTTAGTGCTGGTCAACATAGTATCAATATCGGTACAAATGTTTTCCCAAGAAAAATATTCTACAGCTCCCAAGAAGAGCGCCTTTTGACGTGAGTTTTTATCGGCATGTGCTGTAACCATCATTACCGGTATCTGTGGATATAGCTGTTGAAGTACTCTCAAAATTTCCAATCCTTCATTATCAGCATCGCCGCTAAAAAGCTCTCCTTTGTTTATGCGATCGAACGACTTATCGAGAATAATTAGCTTTACAACTTCGGTCTCAAGAATCTTTAAACCTTCATGTCCCGTTCTTGCATGTACAATGCTGTATGTGCCCTGCATAAACTGTCGGCAGAACCGAAATAAATCGTCGCCGTCATCAATTATAAGTATTGTAATCTGCTCCATAAGTAAACGGACATTATGCAGATTGTGTGCCGTTCTATGTGTTGAAGGGATGTAGCTTATGAAGGTGTATTTTCACTAATTAGAGACATCAGAAAAATGAAGTAAGAGTCATGGTGAGCTTGTCGAACCATGACATTCCGGCTCAATTTCACGCTTCGACAAGCTCAGCGTGACCTATTTTGGTGGTTTATAACAATTTTTCAGAAATCTTAATTAATTTTTATAGAAGGTAATTCCGCTTTCCAATTTCTGGAATGCGGAATTGATTTGTGGAAATCAGGTTTTCTTTAAAACATTATACTCTTTTAATTTTTGGTAAAATTTGCTTTTCCCTATTCCTAATGATTTTGCTGCTTCTTCTTTTTTCCCGTTAAAAATTTCCAAGCGGTGAGTTATTGCTGTCTTCTCAATTTCTTCCATCGTGCCATTATCCATTAACGGACATTGATTCGATTTTGTCCAAGGGCATTCTGATTGATTCAGCAACGACTTACTGTTATAAGTGCGCTCTTCCCGGCACCGGACGATGTCGCTGAGTGTAATTATTTCGTTTGAGTTTGTAACACAACGTTTTATAAGTAATTCCAACTCTCGGATATTGTTTTGATGAAAATCTTCCTTTTTCAAATAATCGAGTGCTTCGGCGGCAATACCTTGTGCGAGCTTATCATATTCGCTTCCGTATTTAATTATGAAATAATGAACAAGTTCGGGAATATCTTCTTTATGTTTCTTTAGTTCCGGGATACTTATCTTTGTTCCGTTTAACCGCCAGTACAAATCTGATCGGAACGTCTTTGGGTCTAAATCCGAGTTGGTTGCTGCTATTATTCTAACGTTAATACGTCTATACGCAGTTTCACCGATACGCCGCATCTCACCTGTTTCAACAATTCTCAATAGTTTAGTTTGTATGTTCGGGCTGAGATTACCGATTTCATCAAGGAATAAACTTCCTTCGTTCGCAACTTCGAACAATCCCTTTTTATCAGTATGAGCATCTGTATATGAACCTTTAACGTGACCAAATAATTCACTCTCAGC
This genomic interval carries:
- a CDS encoding kelch repeat-containing protein — its product is MKYNFFKIIMIIVLTQIALSQQNRLHEIVNNIVIEDSVRGIWNQLQISGTLPYPRVFPTAIYFPPTDKMIIFGGWSHVPFNSLNDSWSFDLASNTWTQLSTTGGPPPTRAGHIAVFDSIRKRMIIFGGNNWWGTVFNDTWALDLQTNTWAQLSTSGDPPPKRWVHCGIYDYFRDRLIIFGGYYGPAGGHPYNDTWALNLSTLQWEQLSTMNTPSPRTDIKAIFDNYNDRMIIFGGGNGVTGFKETLALDLNTYQWTSIGDFENTVATYGSNFDSQRRWMILVASNGLYDHGQAAVFSTNEDKWLPLSISGSIPSQRNWVSSIWDPKRKRVVMFGGGLSNYVTYKETWELFLNEVIDTIRNVNVSDKWNIVSIPVIVSNGLKSTLFINAISSAFAYEGNYVVKDTMINGIGYWLKFPAAESVTIAGKYLTTDTINVTTGWNIIGSLSEPMPVYLITSDPPGIVTSILYGYEGSYIISDTIKPGKGYWVKVNQDGKLILSTTTPIYSASRIKIVDDGELPPSAPGQLVEQVNAIPTNFELKQNYPNPFNPNTVINYTLPTREFVSLKVYNTLGQEVASLVDEMQDAGYKSVSFDAANLPSGVYYYKLTAGTFSSVKKLILMR
- a CDS encoding T9SS type A sorting domain-containing protein; its protein translation is MGSVQIKVGTGNWQTISPQYYRYSGCWTYTSIDLTSYADSVVKIGFLFTSTNCNELAGWYIDDIALITGPVVFNTFENWESGMGDWYAESGTWRVGMATGECSGGPSGPNRLWTACPGTTNSRFISPFFNVSSASTNPNLRFWHCYSFGGGTAYVQIRTKTGTWQNLLSYTQSGGGVWSRPYADLTPYADSTVQIAFLYTGGSWYIDDILITGMIPPTPNPVSPPNNSICAPLNPLLKWSASAGATLYYLQVDTANTFPNPIFSDSTLTQTTHVVGPLEPLKSYYWRVRAKNDFGRGEWSNIWKFTTVSNPPLVPLLLSPNNNAVEQPTSLTFKWNVSCGVSTYHIQIDTSQLFNTTIINDSLLTDTSKLVSTFSVGTKYYWRVRAKNEFGSSDWSIVWNFTTIIGPPPTPLLMSPDSGATNQPTTITLRWHPASGASKYLLQVDTSISFGSSVLKSDSTTGSSYIISSLDTSKKYYWRVRSKNNYGVSDWSSAWNFTTGSSTVTCSVSIASGWNLISVPVTLDNYKKENVFPSATSNAFKYNAGYIVADTLKNGVGYWLKFPKDTSIELYGGRIDVDTIEVTIGWNMIGSISSPVNVNSITSPSPIIASPFYGYKNGYIVADSIKPGKGYWVKVNQGGKLILSTTSPIYSASRIKIVDDGELPPSAPDQLKEDICVSPTEFKLNQNFPNPFNPSTVISYSIPTREFVSLIVYNTLGQEVAVLVNEIQDAGYKSVKFNMLSYTGLSSGLYFYRLTAGTYISIKKIIFVK
- a CDS encoding response regulator; the protein is MEQITILIIDDGDDLFRFCRQFMQGTYSIVHARTGHEGLKILETEVVKLIILDKSFDRINKGELFSGDADNEGLEILRVLQQLYPQIPVMMVTAHADKNSRQKALFLGAVEYFSWENICTDIDTMLTSTKRVINSGVM
- a CDS encoding sigma-54 dependent transcriptional regulator; translated protein: MIKTILIIDDEDDIRRYCNLSLKDRYTLIHVRNGTDGLEKLATVEIDAVLLDRSFIKADPDKLIGNKENVKNEGIAILQAIRLRYPNLPVIMITQFGDYAIAKEALAVGATDFIEWGALTSDQFFLHHYIERAIRTSKGDVEVVTQKYNAFGIIGSSNRIVDVFNVIEKYKDSALPVLIQGASGTGKELVARALHFLSFRKQKPFIPVDCGALTDHLAESELFGHVKGSYTDAHTDKKGLFEVANEGSLFLDEIGNLSPNIQTKLLRIVETGEMRRIGETAYRRINVRIIAATNSDLDPKTFRSDLYWRLNGTKISIPELKKHKEDIPELVHYFIIKYGSEYDKLAQGIAAEALDYLKKEDFHQNNIRELELLIKRCVTNSNEIITLSDIVRCREERTYNSKSLLNQSECPWTKSNQCPLMDNGTMEEIEKTAITHRLEIFNGKKEEAAKSLGIGKSKFYQKLKEYNVLKKT